A window of Streptomyces armeniacus contains these coding sequences:
- a CDS encoding FAD-dependent monooxygenase produces MTSLNNVKDAGSGPAVLIVGAGPTGLTLAVDLARRGVPALLVERADGLFPGSRGKGLQPRTLEVFDDLGVIDRVLAAGGPYPRVMTWEDDRQLGEHDMAVRSPGPVPGVPYPEGVMLPQWRTQRVLYEGLRELGGDVLFGTALTELAQDESGVTARLGNGESVRSRWLVAADGGRSTVRGLLGIGMTGETVATEPMLVADARVEGLSREHWHMWPKAPGGGIALCPLAGTDQFQISAKLGENGHPGGPGGPGTGLADVRRLVAERTPLDASAVRDLSWASTFVARAALADRFRDGRVLLAGDAAHIHSPMGGQGLNTSVQDAYNLGWKLAAALADPGTEEALLDSYERERVEVAADVLGLSTRLHRAADAGREEGRRRGREVLQLDLGYRTGPLSRDTRGTPDGTLRAGDRAPDAECALPDGTPLRLFDAFRGPHCTLLAVGGAPADGAVPAVPLPVRTYAVTMTEPHAREAYGTRPALFLIRPDGYVGLATEDPAEVAGYTLRP; encoded by the coding sequence ATGACCTCACTTAACAACGTTAAGGACGCTGGTTCCGGCCCCGCCGTGCTCATCGTCGGAGCCGGACCGACCGGGCTCACCCTCGCCGTCGACCTCGCACGCCGCGGCGTGCCCGCGCTGCTCGTCGAGCGCGCCGACGGGCTGTTCCCCGGCTCGCGCGGCAAGGGCCTCCAGCCCCGCACCCTGGAGGTCTTCGACGACCTCGGCGTCATCGACCGCGTACTCGCCGCGGGCGGCCCCTATCCGCGCGTGATGACCTGGGAGGACGACCGTCAGCTCGGCGAGCACGACATGGCCGTCCGCTCGCCCGGCCCCGTGCCCGGCGTCCCGTATCCGGAGGGCGTGATGCTGCCGCAGTGGCGCACCCAGCGGGTGCTGTACGAGGGGCTGCGCGAGCTCGGCGGCGACGTACTCTTCGGCACCGCGCTGACGGAGCTGGCCCAGGACGAGTCCGGCGTCACGGCCCGGCTGGGCAACGGCGAGTCCGTACGGTCGCGCTGGCTCGTCGCCGCCGACGGCGGACGCAGCACCGTACGCGGGCTCCTCGGCATCGGCATGACGGGCGAGACGGTCGCCACCGAGCCGATGTTGGTCGCCGACGCACGCGTCGAAGGACTGTCGCGCGAGCACTGGCACATGTGGCCGAAGGCGCCGGGCGGCGGCATCGCCCTCTGCCCGCTCGCGGGGACGGACCAGTTCCAGATCTCGGCGAAGCTCGGGGAGAACGGGCACCCGGGCGGGCCCGGCGGGCCGGGCACCGGCCTGGCGGACGTACGGCGGCTCGTCGCGGAGCGGACCCCGCTCGACGCGTCCGCCGTACGGGACCTGAGCTGGGCGTCCACGTTCGTGGCGCGGGCCGCGCTGGCCGACCGGTTCCGGGACGGCCGCGTCCTGCTCGCGGGCGACGCGGCGCACATCCACTCCCCCATGGGCGGGCAGGGGCTGAACACCAGCGTCCAGGACGCCTACAACCTGGGCTGGAAGCTGGCCGCGGCGCTCGCCGACCCCGGCACCGAGGAGGCGCTGCTCGACTCGTACGAGCGCGAACGCGTCGAGGTGGCCGCCGACGTCCTCGGCCTCAGCACCCGGCTGCACCGGGCCGCCGACGCGGGCCGCGAGGAGGGGCGGCGGCGCGGCCGGGAGGTGCTCCAGCTGGACCTCGGCTACCGCACCGGACCGCTCAGCCGGGACACTCGCGGCACGCCGGACGGCACGCTGCGCGCGGGCGACCGCGCCCCGGACGCGGAGTGCGCGCTGCCGGACGGGACGCCGCTGCGCCTCTTCGACGCGTTCCGCGGCCCGCACTGCACGCTGCTCGCCGTGGGCGGTGCGCCCGCCGACGGCGCCGTGCCCGCGGTGCCGCTGCCGGTCCGCACGTACGCGGTCACGATGACCGAGCCGCACGCCCGCGAGGCGTACGGCACCCGCCCGGCGCTCTTCCTGATCCGCCCTGACGGCTACGTGGGGCTGGCCACGGAGGACCCGGCCGAGGTGGCGGGCTACACGCTCCGCCCTTGA
- a CDS encoding SCO1431 family membrane protein codes for MTHTLAARMTAPLTRTGGPDDDGHRELLEHALGWTLLVLVAVLVTRLGLM; via the coding sequence ATGACCCACACGCTCGCGGCCAGGATGACGGCCCCGCTCACCCGCACCGGCGGACCCGACGACGACGGGCACCGCGAGCTGCTGGAGCACGCCCTCGGGTGGACGCTGCTGGTGCTCGTCGCCGTGCTGGTCACCCGGCTCGGGTTGATGTAG